A region from the Ptychodera flava strain L36383 chromosome 10, AS_Pfla_20210202, whole genome shotgun sequence genome encodes:
- the LOC139141901 gene encoding monocarboxylate transporter 13-like produces the protein MAEVPDGSWKWAIVIATFMITFLSAGSGYSVGVIYVALLDAFEKSKATTAWVASILTSVMCASFLLGVASARLIGHRKTVMICGLVAAIGFLSSAFVSNLYQLYFTCGVLIGIGCGAPYICGIEMIGHYFKKNFAIALCLGLTGAGAGQLVLSFVCQLLVDNYGWRGMLIIMSALTANICVAGSLLRPLSVNAAVLRQGTSKRTIHEKNKRLSTNDRTKSDDDATDLASSGVREILDPTLGELRSHERKEILQGDPCTAFCPKNMLTGSLILESVFILQLISNILQLTGIWIVTVHAVRHSRDLGTADTLSSSISSIMGLGQLICRPLFGAMSYSSKVKPYVLSSVALVACAVATVAIIYARNLAGQLIAIFVFGAGAGGCLAYVSVLLVFFHGTENVGLGTSLIVQTHGATALTMPILAGWMRDRYGDYKGAFWLATVSLLAAAAVTISLPYVDAIVKQRRRSRKGRTYKDTRVGLNDRETTTDLRTTN, from the exons CATGGGTCGCGTCAATACTTACGTCTGTGATGTGTGCGTCGTTCCTTCTCGGAGTAGCTTCAGCTAGACTAATAGGTCATCGGAAAACTGTAATGATATGTGGACTGGTAGCAGCTATTGGCTTCCTGTCGAGTGCCTTTGTATCGAATCTGTATCAACTCTACTTTACATGCGGCGTGTTGATCG GAATAGGCTGTGGTGCTCCCTATATTTGTGGCATAGAAATGATTGGTCACTATTTCAAGAAGAATTTTGCCATCGCTCTTTGTTTGGGTCTGACGGGTGCTGGTGCCGGGCAATTAGTGTTGTCGTTTGTTTGTCAACTTCTTGTAGACAACTACGGATGGCGGGGAATGCTGATTATTATGTCAGCATTAACTGCTAATATATGCGTTGCAGGCTCTCTTTTGAGACCATTGAGCGTTAATGCAGCTGTTTTGCGACAAGGAACATCCAAACGTActattcatgaaaaaaataaacgtTTAAGCACTAATGACAGAACCAAAAGCGATGATGATGCGACAGATTTGGCTTCTTCTGGAGTACGTGAAATACTTGATCCGACTTTAGGTGAACTCCGGTCACATGAACGAAAAGAGATCCTACAAGGTGACCCCTGTACGGCGTTTTGTCCCAAAAACATGTTGACCGGATCACTTATATTGGAATCAGTCTTCATCTTACAGCTCATTTCGAATATTTTACAGCTAACAGGAATTTGGATAGTGACTGTCCACGCA GTGAGACATTCACGTGACCTTGGTACAGCAGACACCCTAAGTTCCTCTATATCATCAATAATGGGCTTGGGACAATTGATTTGCAGACCTCTGTTCGGAGCGATGAGCTATTCTTCAAAagtgaaaccgtacgtgttgtCCAGTGTTGCGCTTGTAGCCTGTGCTGTAGCAACCGTAGCCATTATTTATGCTAGGAATTTGGCAG GGCAGTTGATCGCAATCTTTGTCTTCGGGGCAGGTGCCGGTGGCTGTTTGGCGTACGTTTCAGTTTTATTGGTCTTTTTTCATGGCACAGAGAATGTAGGACTTGGCACCTCGCTGATTGTTCAAACCCATGGCGCCACGGCATTAACTATGCCCATCCTTGCAG gTTGGATGCGTGATAGGTATGGAGATTATAAAGGAGCGTTCTGGTTGGCCACGGTGTCCTTATTAGCAGCAGCCGCAGTAACCATATCTCTGCCCTACGTAGATGCAATAGTTAAACAACGACGGAGGTCGAGGAAAGGACGTACTTATAAAGATACTCGTGTTGGACTTAATGACAGAGAGACGACAACAGATCTCAGGACAACGAATTAA